A window of the Catenulispora sp. GP43 genome harbors these coding sequences:
- a CDS encoding FtsK/SpoIIIE domain-containing protein has protein sequence MSSNAALSVALLLVLAVLLVASPTLRKRYPRTWWYAVSFPILWGRIRFTWRRLAWECDLAVTRKRAHAMLGGILIKGKELDPVVPRLSMAWPRPFLVTVRARMLPGQTPDEFVDAAEAMAHAWRVHSVRVSSSARGEVEFTISARDPLENVTSSVPSGRKHHGRPWFRVSVTTETQESPGAAAAAQLLRIFVGFLADWNAWVLDLRLLPHWLITGATQSGKSTLMNAVVVELAPRPVALVGIDLKGGMELGNYTARLSALATDRRSAVRVLSYLVDVVLERTTQCRIAQVRSIWDLPEQIRPVPIVLLVDELAELCMATDPREKADALACSTNLVRLAQLGASLGVHLLVAGQRVGSDLGAGVTMLRSQLSGRVCHRVTDPETAKMTLGDRFPDAVDAAQGISPLERGVAVTTTNEGGWMRARSANIGAEQAQRITTDYAHCRVLLPGLSDIDLSGGDTTCR, from the coding sequence ATGTCGTCAAACGCTGCCCTGTCGGTGGCGCTGCTCCTGGTGCTCGCCGTGCTGCTGGTCGCCAGCCCGACCCTGCGTAAGCGGTACCCGCGAACGTGGTGGTATGCCGTGTCGTTCCCGATCCTGTGGGGACGGATCCGGTTCACCTGGCGTCGGCTGGCCTGGGAGTGCGACCTGGCGGTGACGCGCAAGCGGGCACACGCCATGCTCGGGGGGATCCTGATCAAGGGCAAAGAGCTTGATCCGGTGGTCCCCCGCCTGTCGATGGCCTGGCCCCGGCCGTTTCTGGTGACGGTGCGGGCCAGGATGTTGCCGGGTCAGACTCCTGATGAGTTCGTTGACGCGGCTGAGGCGATGGCGCATGCGTGGCGGGTCCATTCGGTGCGGGTGTCGTCATCGGCTCGGGGCGAGGTGGAATTCACGATCTCGGCGAGGGATCCGCTGGAGAACGTCACGTCGTCGGTGCCGTCTGGGCGAAAGCACCACGGGCGGCCCTGGTTCCGCGTCTCGGTCACGACGGAGACGCAGGAGTCACCGGGCGCTGCGGCTGCGGCCCAACTCTTGCGGATCTTCGTCGGGTTCCTGGCGGACTGGAACGCGTGGGTTCTGGACCTGCGCCTGTTGCCGCACTGGCTGATCACCGGTGCTACGCAGTCGGGGAAATCGACGCTCATGAACGCGGTGGTGGTGGAGCTGGCGCCGCGTCCGGTCGCGCTGGTCGGGATCGACTTGAAGGGAGGTATGGAGCTGGGCAACTACACCGCGCGTCTGTCCGCGCTGGCCACGGATCGCCGATCAGCGGTGCGGGTGCTGAGCTACCTGGTTGATGTGGTGCTGGAGCGCACAACACAGTGCCGCATCGCTCAGGTTCGCTCGATCTGGGATCTGCCGGAGCAGATCAGGCCGGTGCCGATCGTGCTTCTGGTGGATGAGCTGGCGGAACTGTGCATGGCCACGGATCCGCGAGAGAAGGCCGATGCGCTGGCCTGCTCCACCAACCTGGTTCGCCTGGCACAGCTGGGCGCGTCCCTGGGGGTGCACCTGCTGGTGGCCGGACAGCGGGTCGGCTCAGACCTGGGGGCCGGGGTGACCATGCTGCGTTCCCAACTCAGTGGCCGGGTCTGTCACCGGGTCACCGATCCGGAGACGGCCAAGATGACGCTTGGGGACCGGTTCCCTGACGCGGTGGACGCAGCGCAGGGGATCAGCCCGCTAGAGCGGGGCGTCGCCGTGACCACCACCAATGAGGGCGGTTGGATGCGGGCCCGGTCGGCCAACATCGGCGCGGAGCAGGCACAACGGATCACCACTGACTACGCACACTGCCGGGTCCTGCTGCCCGGCCTGTCTGACATTGACCTGTCTGGGGGTGACACAACATGCCGGTGA
- a CDS encoding GntR family transcriptional regulator yields MARIVRNDALYKQVTEAIRDDITQGVYGPGEALPSEARMLDQYGVSRTTLRQALVILRTEGLIEIQHGRGSFVRSRNTTAAIKTRPRAVLLDPLGSAHIFRQDADAATAALIDVPEGSALYVCEATGVEPANGRRVLTRTLLPFAAAEGTGLETDPFPERPALLSALSARHGKLAAKELVAARMPTPDESKALALPDITPILETTLVTSAKGRTVLAETETTSAEAIRLAYAIK; encoded by the coding sequence ATGGCACGGATCGTCAGAAACGATGCGCTATACAAGCAGGTCACAGAAGCCATCCGCGACGACATCACGCAAGGCGTCTACGGACCAGGCGAGGCCCTCCCGTCCGAGGCCCGGATGCTCGACCAGTACGGCGTATCACGCACGACCCTGCGCCAGGCCCTTGTCATTCTTCGCACCGAGGGCCTGATCGAGATCCAGCACGGCAGAGGCAGTTTCGTCCGCAGCCGCAACACCACCGCCGCCATCAAGACGCGCCCACGCGCGGTCCTATTGGACCCGCTCGGCTCGGCACACATTTTCCGGCAGGATGCCGATGCTGCCACTGCTGCACTCATCGATGTACCCGAGGGCAGCGCCCTGTACGTCTGTGAGGCAACCGGGGTGGAGCCGGCCAACGGCCGCAGAGTTCTCACCCGCACCCTGTTGCCCTTCGCCGCCGCCGAGGGCACCGGGTTGGAGACCGATCCGTTCCCCGAGCGTCCAGCTTTGCTGTCGGCGCTATCTGCACGACACGGCAAACTCGCCGCCAAAGAGCTTGTGGCAGCGCGCATGCCCACCCCTGACGAGTCCAAGGCGCTAGCGCTACCAGACATCACGCCGATTCTGGAGACCACGCTGGTGACTTCCGCCAAGGGGCGGACCGTACTCGCCGAAACCGAGACCACCAGCGCCGAAGCCATCCGACTCGCCTACGCCATCAAGTAG
- a CDS encoding aminotransferase class IV family protein codes for MAELNGVPVTADELRALALTNYGHFTSMRVDGGRVRGLTLHMNRLVRDCRTVFDADLDPEYVLFLVRKATADQTGSFVIRVTIFDPELEMGHPGSKADPKVLVTSRPAAVLPLSPLRVQSAQFTRDLPQVKHIGLMGSLRHRRIAQLNGYDDAIFVDRDGFISEGVTWNCGFFDGDQIVWPQGDVLPGVTMDVLTEVHGPSVTARVNLNEVHGMEAAFATNTSIGVRPISAIDGRVFADEHPILGELQAKYLRFLGEAL; via the coding sequence ATGGCTGAACTGAACGGCGTACCTGTGACTGCCGACGAGCTCAGGGCCCTCGCGCTCACAAACTACGGACACTTCACGTCGATGCGCGTTGACGGCGGCAGAGTCCGAGGGCTCACTCTTCACATGAACCGGCTGGTCCGCGACTGTCGAACCGTCTTCGATGCTGACCTCGACCCCGAGTATGTCCTCTTCCTTGTACGCAAGGCCACGGCCGACCAGACCGGCTCGTTCGTCATTCGTGTGACGATCTTCGACCCTGAGTTGGAGATGGGACACCCCGGTTCGAAGGCAGACCCAAAGGTATTGGTGACAAGCCGACCGGCTGCCGTCCTGCCGCTGTCTCCCCTTCGAGTCCAGAGCGCTCAGTTCACGCGAGACCTACCGCAGGTCAAGCACATTGGCCTGATGGGTTCGCTTCGCCATCGTCGTATTGCCCAGCTCAACGGATACGACGATGCGATCTTCGTCGATCGCGACGGGTTCATCTCCGAAGGCGTTACCTGGAACTGCGGATTCTTCGACGGAGATCAGATCGTCTGGCCGCAAGGTGACGTCCTGCCCGGAGTGACCATGGACGTGCTGACCGAGGTTCACGGACCCAGCGTCACAGCACGTGTGAACCTGAACGAGGTGCACGGCATGGAAGCGGCATTCGCGACCAATACGTCAATCGGCGTCCGCCCCATCAGCGCCATCGATGGACGGGTCTTTGCTGACGAGCATCCAATCCTTGGCGAGCTGCAAGCGAAGTACCTGCGGTTCCTTGGGGAAGCGCTCTAG
- a CDS encoding replication initiator, with translation MPTTGYEDAAPNPARLALIPIEDRGWFELLSRPDYPAIEQQIRDVGACENPVWLSGRTLLVSIATGEVITSWSSDGTPFGAIPMRCMNRRATRCASCSRLYAGDAFHLVRAGLSGGKGVPDTVSGHPLVFATLTAPSFGPVHRRTNPDRPTDVCRARRGKPRCPHDMPMTCQRRHEPGDPLVGQPLCVACYDYPGHVLWNAGASALWARMVDFLYWRLARTGGVTRSRIRRTLRVEYVRVAEYQARGLVHFHAAFRLDGPDDRSQEPPAWATAEVLADALAEAASSARVRLAETVAIGAPVLSFGRQFDARPIVLDAELPAERAAGYLAKYVTKGTEDAHGSDVPITHRSQIAALARTGHVRALMHTCRIVGVLPEYEALGLHRWTHMLGFGGQPLTKTRRYSSTFTALRQARAEFKSAGRPKADGEETVRDRQWRYAWQGWPSGTIAEQAAGIRDEIENDRQLASDAVGEQAPGRGVA, from the coding sequence ATGCCCACCACAGGGTATGAAGACGCAGCACCCAACCCCGCCCGACTGGCACTGATCCCGATCGAGGATCGCGGCTGGTTCGAGCTGCTGTCACGGCCGGACTATCCGGCCATCGAGCAACAGATACGAGACGTCGGCGCGTGCGAAAACCCCGTCTGGCTTTCCGGCCGGACACTGCTGGTCTCCATCGCCACCGGGGAAGTCATCACCTCGTGGTCCTCGGACGGAACCCCGTTCGGCGCCATACCGATGCGCTGCATGAACCGACGCGCGACACGGTGTGCCTCATGCTCGCGGCTGTATGCCGGAGACGCGTTCCACCTCGTACGCGCGGGCCTGTCCGGCGGCAAAGGCGTACCGGACACTGTCTCCGGGCATCCACTGGTGTTTGCCACCCTGACCGCGCCATCTTTCGGGCCGGTGCACCGACGCACCAATCCCGACCGTCCCACGGACGTATGCCGGGCTCGGCGTGGCAAGCCGCGGTGCCCCCACGACATGCCGATGACGTGCCAGCGGCGCCATGAACCCGGGGATCCGCTGGTCGGGCAACCGTTGTGTGTCGCCTGCTACGACTACCCCGGGCATGTGCTGTGGAACGCCGGAGCCTCGGCGCTATGGGCTCGGATGGTCGACTTCCTGTACTGGCGGCTTGCCCGAACCGGCGGAGTCACCAGGTCGCGAATCCGGCGCACCCTCCGCGTGGAGTACGTGCGGGTTGCCGAATACCAGGCACGCGGACTCGTCCACTTCCACGCGGCGTTCCGCCTGGACGGACCCGACGACAGGTCACAGGAACCCCCGGCATGGGCCACGGCTGAAGTGCTCGCGGATGCCCTCGCGGAGGCGGCCTCTTCGGCACGCGTCCGCCTGGCCGAAACAGTCGCGATCGGCGCCCCGGTCCTGTCCTTCGGGCGACAGTTCGACGCCCGACCCATCGTGTTGGACGCTGAGCTGCCAGCAGAGCGCGCGGCGGGTTACCTGGCGAAGTACGTCACCAAGGGCACCGAGGATGCGCACGGGTCCGATGTGCCGATCACCCACCGATCGCAGATCGCCGCCCTGGCACGGACCGGCCATGTCCGGGCACTCATGCACACCTGCCGCATCGTCGGCGTGCTGCCGGAATATGAAGCGCTGGGCCTGCATCGCTGGACACACATGCTCGGATTCGGCGGGCAACCTCTGACCAAGACCCGCCGCTACTCCAGCACCTTCACCGCGCTACGGCAGGCACGCGCCGAATTCAAAAGCGCGGGTAGGCCCAAAGCTGATGGCGAAGAGACAGTGCGTGACCGTCAGTGGCGATACGCCTGGCAGGGATGGCCAAGCGGCACGATCGCGGAACAGGCCGCTGGCATCCGGGATGAGATCGAGAATGATCGGCAGTTGGCCAGTGATGCTGTTGGTGAGCAGGCACCAGGGCGGGGTGTCGCATGA
- a CDS encoding phosphocholine-specific phospholipase C yields the protein MASDIPFHFALADAFTVCDAYHCSLMTSTDPNRYYLWTGFTGNDGKGGGPVLNNAEAGYDWTTYPERLQAAGVSWKIYQDTGTGLDANGSWGWTDDAYIGNYGDTSVLYFHQYQNAKPGDPLYDNARTGTNAAAGQGYFDVLAQDVKNGTLPQVSWITAPEAFSEHPNWPVNYGAWYVSQVLDILSSDEELWSKTALFITYDENDGFFDHVVPPFVPGGPVGGGSTVDTSTEYYSAGGGFDEGSYGLGLRVPMFVVSPWSKGGWVDSETFDHTSVIRFLEKRFGVHEPNISPWRRAVCGDLTSAFDFGLGQTEVPPLPSTASYVPPDHARHASYPVTLPATASMPKQEAGRRPARAVPYDLAADGRIAGGALRIAFASRGGAGANFVVTSTVDKTGPWSYTVGAGQGIDGSWKLAGAYDYDVRGANGFLREFRGDAAKAGLEVVAEHVGNSRNLKLTLTNTGSADVTATVTDSYGCDAKTTHRVRAGKQVTYVVNASGADGWYDATVTSDHDAAYVRRFAGHVENGRPSVSDPAIITG from the coding sequence GTGGCTAGCGACATCCCGTTCCACTTCGCGCTGGCCGACGCCTTCACGGTCTGCGACGCCTACCACTGCTCGCTGATGACCTCGACCGACCCCAACCGCTACTACCTGTGGACCGGCTTCACGGGCAACGACGGCAAGGGCGGCGGCCCGGTCCTGAACAACGCCGAGGCCGGCTACGACTGGACCACCTACCCCGAGCGACTGCAGGCCGCCGGCGTCTCCTGGAAGATCTACCAGGACACCGGCACCGGCCTGGACGCCAACGGGTCCTGGGGCTGGACCGACGACGCCTACATCGGCAACTACGGCGACACCTCGGTGCTGTACTTCCACCAGTACCAGAACGCCAAGCCCGGCGACCCGCTGTACGACAACGCGCGCACCGGCACCAACGCCGCGGCCGGGCAGGGCTACTTCGACGTGCTGGCCCAGGACGTGAAGAACGGCACGCTGCCGCAGGTCTCCTGGATCACCGCGCCGGAGGCGTTCAGCGAGCACCCGAACTGGCCGGTGAACTACGGCGCCTGGTACGTCTCGCAGGTCCTGGACATCCTGTCCTCGGACGAGGAGCTGTGGAGCAAGACCGCGCTGTTCATCACCTACGACGAGAACGACGGCTTCTTCGACCACGTGGTCCCGCCGTTCGTGCCCGGCGGCCCGGTCGGCGGCGGCTCCACGGTGGACACCTCGACCGAGTACTACTCCGCCGGCGGCGGCTTCGACGAGGGCTCCTACGGCCTGGGCCTGCGCGTGCCGATGTTCGTGGTCTCGCCCTGGAGCAAGGGAGGCTGGGTGGACTCCGAGACCTTCGACCACACCTCGGTGATCCGCTTCCTGGAGAAGCGGTTCGGCGTCCACGAGCCCAACATCTCGCCCTGGCGCCGGGCCGTCTGCGGCGACCTGACCAGCGCCTTCGACTTCGGCCTGGGCCAGACCGAGGTCCCGCCGCTGCCGAGCACCGCCTCCTACGTGCCGCCGGACCACGCCCGGCACGCCAGCTACCCCGTGACCCTGCCGGCGACCGCGTCGATGCCGAAGCAGGAGGCCGGCCGGCGCCCCGCCCGCGCGGTGCCGTACGACCTGGCGGCGGACGGCCGGATCGCGGGCGGGGCGCTGCGGATCGCCTTCGCCAGCCGCGGCGGCGCGGGCGCGAACTTCGTGGTCACCTCGACCGTGGACAAGACCGGCCCGTGGAGCTACACGGTCGGCGCCGGGCAGGGCATCGACGGTTCCTGGAAGCTCGCCGGCGCCTACGACTACGACGTGCGCGGGGCCAACGGCTTCCTGCGCGAGTTCCGGGGCGACGCGGCGAAGGCCGGCCTGGAGGTCGTCGCCGAGCACGTCGGGAACAGCCGGAACCTGAAGCTGACGCTGACCAACACCGGCTCGGCCGACGTCACCGCGACCGTCACCGACTCCTACGGCTGCGACGCCAAGACGACCCACCGGGTGCGCGCCGGCAAGCAGGTGACGTACGTCGTGAACGCCTCCGGCGCCGACGGCTGGTACGACGCCACGGTCACCTCCGACCACGACGCCGCGTACGTGCGGCGGTTCGCCGGCCACGTCGAGAACGGCCGGCCGAGCGTGAGCGACCCGGCGATCATCACCGGCTGA
- a CDS encoding SUMF1/EgtB/PvdO family nonheme iron enzyme has product MITVRRWSGIEARALREAKRMSVRAFADYLGISPRIISKWEAGGEQIRPRPVNQEALDTVLATSNQDVQARFAEATMGLASIMLDPSSDLSMAAEALQQVRHPVDGKLMTLISAGVFLAGADKEPVWLSAYYIDVFPTTNADYARFVAATGHQPPAHWDKGNMAPELRDHPVVFVTWRDASAYASWAQKSLPSGQQWEKAARGTKGDLYPWGDQPTPAKCNVREGRIASTTPVDRFHSGVSPFDVYDMCGNTWEWCSSETEPRRFELKGSAWTSPLSRAMPSLFNDASADMSDDDTGFRCTVQADILMAQLATAS; this is encoded by the coding sequence GTGATCACCGTCCGTCGCTGGTCAGGAATCGAAGCGCGTGCGCTCAGAGAAGCTAAGCGCATGAGCGTGCGCGCGTTCGCTGACTACCTCGGTATCAGCCCTCGCATCATCTCCAAGTGGGAAGCCGGCGGTGAGCAGATTCGGCCGCGTCCGGTCAACCAGGAGGCGCTAGATACCGTGCTTGCCACCTCAAACCAGGACGTTCAAGCCCGATTCGCCGAGGCGACCATGGGGCTCGCGTCCATCATGCTTGATCCCAGCTCCGACTTGTCCATGGCTGCCGAGGCGCTTCAACAGGTCAGGCACCCTGTTGACGGCAAGCTCATGACGCTGATCAGCGCTGGCGTCTTCCTTGCGGGAGCAGACAAAGAACCTGTCTGGCTATCCGCCTATTACATTGACGTGTTCCCCACCACCAATGCCGACTACGCACGCTTTGTCGCTGCAACAGGCCACCAACCCCCAGCACACTGGGACAAGGGCAACATGGCGCCAGAGCTTCGAGACCATCCGGTTGTGTTCGTGACGTGGAGAGATGCGAGTGCCTACGCAAGTTGGGCGCAGAAGTCGCTACCGTCCGGCCAGCAATGGGAGAAGGCCGCCAGAGGCACGAAAGGCGATCTATACCCATGGGGCGATCAGCCCACCCCCGCGAAGTGCAATGTTCGTGAAGGTCGCATCGCGTCGACGACGCCCGTCGACCGATTCCACAGTGGTGTCAGCCCGTTCGACGTGTACGACATGTGCGGTAACACGTGGGAGTGGTGCAGTTCGGAGACGGAGCCCAGACGCTTCGAGCTGAAAGGTAGCGCGTGGACTAGCCCTCTATCGCGGGCGATGCCCTCACTCTTCAACGATGCGTCGGCTGACATGTCCGACGACGACACCGGATTTAGATGCACAGTTCAAGCGGATATTCTGATGGCTCAGCTTGCGACTGCAAGCTGA